In Humulus lupulus chromosome 6, drHumLupu1.1, whole genome shotgun sequence, a single genomic region encodes these proteins:
- the LOC133783461 gene encoding subtilisin-like protease SBT5.3 encodes MKGKAMAPHSSVVSSSSLLSMFLIFTLLQSSLLEATEKKTYIVYMGTHSHGLNPSSDALEMATKFHHSLLGSYLGSEEKAKDAIIYSYNRHINGFAAILDEVEATEIRKHRDVISVFLSKKVKPATTRSWKFLGLERYNEVVPSQSIWKKARFGEDVIIGNLDSGVWPESKSFSEYEGIGPIPSKWRGSCQPTIGDKIHCNRKLIGVKYFSKGILTLLKMSNASIPKENFFTSRDTDGHGTHTLSTAGGSFVPRANILGFGNGTAKGGSPKARVAAYKVLWPTGDGADTLAAFEAAIADGVDVLSLSLVFPASDFLDNPISIGSFHAIMNNIVVVAGAGNDGPDPKTVNNVSPWMLTVAASTIDREFNSYVTLGNKKKLKGASLSSSSLPSQKFYPLINGADAKVAEVNPLKATFCRPNSLDPNKVKGKILICVAGDEISPSNKSHQAHLAGAVGMILINHILINDTEAETYVLPTSHLNATEGTFVYEYLNTTKNPIAYISPAKTEVRVKPSPIMASFSSRGPNPIEPALLKPDITAPGVNILAAFTEAVGPTKLTFDKRRVPFNIISGTSMACPHVSGIAGLLKTLHPDWSPAAIHSAIMTTARVQDSNKGPLLDWNKKKASPFEYGSGHVQPNRAMDPGLVYDRTIEDYVDFLCAHGIDETLLEKFTKKPYNKCPTSFNLANFNYPSIVVNNLSSQSVIITRKVKNVGSPGTYKAYVRAPNGVSIYVKPTSLKFSKIGEEKKFEIILKPKVVGKPKNYVFGQLKWSDGKHYVRSPIVVKY; translated from the exons catctcttctcTCAATGTTTCTTATTTTCACTTTGCTTCAATCATCACTACTCGAAGCCACTGAAAAAAAG ACATATATTGTGTACATGGGAACACATTCCCATGGTCTGAACCCTTCCTCAGATGCTCTTGAAATGGCCACAAAATTTCATCACAGCCTTCTTGGATCTTACTTGGGAAG TGAGGAAAAGGCAAAGGATGCCATCATTTACTCGTATAATAGACATATTAATGGCTTTGCAGCAATTCTTGATGAAGTAGAAGCTACAGAAATTCGAA AGCATCGAGATGTGATATCGGttttcttgagcaaaaaggtgaAACCAGCCACAACTCGTTCATGGAAGTTTCTTGGATTGGAAAGATATAACGAAGTCGTTCCTTCTCAATCTATTTGGAAAAAGGCACGCTTTGGTGAAGATGTAATTATTGGAAACTTGGACAGTG GTGTTTGGCCTGAATCAAAGAGCTTCAGTGAGTATGAAGGGATTGGACCTATCCCATCAAAATGGCGTGGAAGTTGTCAACCAACCATTGGAGATAAAATTCATTGCAATAG GAAGCTAATAGGAGTCAAGTACTTTAGCAAAGGCATTCTGACACTACTAAAGATGTCCAACGCCTCTATACCTAAGGAAAACTTTTTCACTAGTCGAGACACAGATGGACATGGGACTCATACTCTTTCCACAGCCGGGGGTAGCTTTGTCCCCAGAGCaaatattttgggatttggaaATGGTACCGCTAAGGGTGGTTCTCCAAAAGCTCGTGTGGCTGCTTACAAAGTTCTATGGCCTACGGGTGACGGTGCTGACACATTGGCAGCATTTGAAGCTGCAATAGCTGATGGCGTGGacgttctttctctctctcttgttttccCTGCAAGTGATTTTCTTGATAATCCCATTTCAATTGGAAGTTTTCATGCCATTATGAACAACATTGTCGTGGTTGCCGGGGCTGGAAACGATGGACCTGATCCTAAGACTGTAAATAATGTTTCACCGTGGATGTTAACTGTGGCAGCAAGTACAATTGATCGTGAGTTCAATAGTTACGTAACTCTTGGGaacaaaaaaaaacttaag GGAGCAAGCCTTTCATCAAGTAGCTTGCCTTCTCAAAAGTTTTATCCATTGATCAATGGTGCAGATGCTAAAGTTGCTGAAGTAAATCCTCTAAAAGC TACATTTTGCCGTCCTAATAGTCTTGATCCAAATAAGGTGAAGGGAAAGATCTTGATTTGTGTAGCTGGGGATGAGATTAGTCCCTCTAACAAGAGTCACCAAGCTCATCTTGCTGGCGCTGTTGGAATGATTCTAATTAATCATATTCTTATTAACGACACAGAAGCTGAGACCTATGTTCTTCCTACATCTCATCTCAATGCCACAGAGGGAACTTTTGTATATGAATACCTCAACACTACTAA GAACCCTATAGCTTACATATCTCCGGCAAAGACTGAAGTGAGAGTAAAACCATCACCAATTATGGCTTCATTCTCATCAAGAGGACCAAATCCCATAGAGCCAGCTTTGCTCAAG CCAGATATCACAGCACCTGGAGTAAATATTCTTGCTGCATTCACTGAAGCTGTTGGACCAACTAAACTAACATTTGATAAACGTCGAGTCCCATTCAATATAATTTCTGGAACTTCGATGGCATGCCCTCATGTTTCTGGGATTGCTGGTCTTCTCAAAACACTTCATCCAGATTGGAGTCCAGCTGCAATTCATTCGGCTATAATGACTACAg CAAGAGTACAAGATAGCAACAAGGGGCCATTGTTGGATTGGAACAAGAAAAAAGCATCACCTTTTGAATATGGTTCAGGCCATGTGCAACCAAATCGAGCTATGGACCCTGGACTTGTCTATGACCGAACTATTGAAGATTATGTGGACTTTTTATGTGCTCATGGCATTGATGAAACATTGCTTGAAAAATTTACTAAGAAGCCATATAATAAATGTCCCACCTCATTTAATCTAGCTAACTTCAACTATCCTTCCATTGTGGTTAATAATCTTAGTTCACAATCAGTGATAATTACTAGAAAAGTTAAGAATGTTGGCTCCCCAGGTACCTACAAGGCATATGTGAGGGCCCCAAATGGAGTTTCTATCTATGTTAAGCCCACAAGCTTGAAATTTAGCAAAATTGGTGAGGAAAAGAAATTTGAGATTATTTTGAAGCCAAAGGTTGTTGGGAAGCCTAAAAACTATGTGTTTGGACAATTGAAATGGTCAGATGGGAAGCACTACGTTAGGAGTCCTATAGTAGTCAAGTACTAG